In the genome of Candidatus Hydrogenedentota bacterium, one region contains:
- a CDS encoding rRNA pseudouridine synthase, translating to MEAVRIAKLMASRGICSRREAESFIEQGWVYVDGVCVDVCATRVAPDAHIRLDERAVSALAEKITVLLNKPVGYVSGQPEPGCVPAVQLITQGNLWGGDRDSERAPRPPFRGLAPAGRLDSDSQGLLVLTQDGRIARSLIGSNNKIDKEYLVRVKGRITDEALSLLNHGLSLDNKILKPAQVTPLSGQRLQFILWEGRKRQIRRMCALVGLEVVHLKRVRIGKILLSSLPYGKWRFLRKDEAF from the coding sequence ATGGAAGCGGTACGCATAGCAAAATTGATGGCATCACGGGGTATCTGTTCGCGCCGTGAAGCCGAATCGTTTATCGAACAGGGCTGGGTCTATGTGGACGGCGTTTGTGTGGATGTATGTGCGACCCGCGTAGCCCCTGATGCCCATATCCGGTTGGATGAACGGGCTGTCTCTGCCTTGGCGGAAAAAATCACGGTACTCTTGAATAAGCCTGTGGGCTATGTTTCGGGGCAGCCTGAGCCCGGCTGTGTGCCTGCGGTGCAACTCATTACGCAGGGCAATTTATGGGGCGGAGACCGGGATTCGGAGCGTGCTCCCCGTCCGCCTTTCAGGGGGCTTGCGCCGGCGGGCCGACTCGATAGTGATTCGCAAGGTCTCTTGGTGTTGACCCAAGACGGGCGTATTGCGCGAAGCCTCATCGGCAGCAACAACAAGATCGACAAAGAATATCTGGTACGTGTGAAAGGGCGGATTACCGATGAAGCGCTGTCTCTGTTAAACCATGGTCTTTCTTTGGACAACAAGATACTGAAGCCTGCACAGGTCACCCCTTTGTCTGGACAGCGCTTGCAATTTATTTTGTGGGAAGGGCGGAAGCGCCAGATTCGGCGCATGTGCGCCCTCGTCGGTCTGGAGGTGGTTCATTTGAAGCGGGTGCGCATTGGCAAGATTCTGTTGTCGTCCCTTCCTTACGGGAAGTGGCGTTTTTTACGTAAAGATGAAGCGTTTTAA
- a CDS encoding bile acid:sodium symporter family protein, whose product MKQILAWYTRYFTVWVVSFGILAYLFPAPFLVLQPGMNSFFALTVFGIGAALELEDFKRIVQAPWPVVVGSAAQFMIMPLGAYGVGRLLHLPDALVVGLVLTGAAPGAMASNVMSYIAKADVAYSVSLTTVSTLLCPILTPGLTLLLAGARMDVSFLAMFLSVIKTVVAPLLLGLWVKYKFKGTIERILPVFPAISATFIVFICSMVIAMNRDYLASMTVVVLAACLILNVYGMVGGYGVGMLFRMNQQRRRTLAIEIGMQNAGLGVVLALNHLEKKSAVPAAIFVFVCILTASLLAAWWQRHDAAGDRLPEKASV is encoded by the coding sequence ATGAAACAGATTTTGGCGTGGTATACGCGCTATTTCACCGTATGGGTGGTCTCATTCGGTATCTTAGCCTATCTTTTCCCCGCACCTTTTTTGGTGTTGCAGCCGGGGATGAATTCCTTTTTCGCGCTGACCGTGTTCGGCATTGGTGCGGCGCTTGAGCTTGAAGATTTTAAACGTATTGTGCAGGCGCCGTGGCCCGTGGTGGTGGGCAGTGCCGCCCAATTTATGATCATGCCCTTGGGCGCGTACGGGGTAGGGAGGCTGCTCCATCTTCCCGATGCGCTGGTTGTGGGGCTCGTATTAACAGGCGCTGCGCCCGGCGCTATGGCGAGCAATGTGATGAGTTATATCGCGAAGGCGGATGTCGCCTATTCCGTATCTCTCACGACGGTTTCGACGCTGCTCTGTCCCATCCTCACGCCGGGCTTGACGCTGCTCCTTGCGGGCGCGCGGATGGATGTCTCTTTTCTTGCCATGTTCCTGAGCGTGATTAAAACGGTGGTGGCGCCGCTCTTGTTGGGCTTGTGGGTCAAATACAAATTTAAGGGCACGATTGAGCGGATCCTGCCGGTCTTCCCTGCCATTTCCGCCACCTTCATCGTCTTTATCTGCAGCATGGTCATTGCTATGAACCGTGATTATCTCGCGTCTATGACGGTGGTGGTGTTGGCAGCCTGTCTGATCCTGAATGTATACGGCATGGTCGGCGGCTATGGTGTGGGCATGTTGTTCCGCATGAATCAACAACGGCGGCGAACCCTCGCCATTGAGATTGGTATGCAAAACGCCGGGCTTGGCGTAGTGCTTGCGCTCAATCATCTGGAAAAAAAATCTGCTGTTCCTGCGGCGATCTTTGTGTTTGTTTGCATCCTTACGGCGAGCCTCCTTGCGGCATGGTGGCAGCGCCATGATGCGGCAGGGGACCGGTTACCGGAAAAAGCATCTGTCTGA